The Silurus meridionalis isolate SWU-2019-XX chromosome 16, ASM1480568v1, whole genome shotgun sequence genome has a segment encoding these proteins:
- the plagx gene encoding pleiomorphic adenoma gene X, which yields MFHGKEQLNSHLQTHDSNKPELQCEECGKHYNTRLGLRRHVATHATSVTGDLTCKVCRQVFESMPTLLEHLSTHTGRPPPGGAVRERKHQCERCGRRFFTRKDVRRHAVVHTGRRDFLCPRCAQRFGRRDHLTRHLKKSHAQELDVLTSAPPSVMREEPSPTTCTSGSPKDASKAFSMGVFNPQGLQSASTSGFSHHHAVMPGALSSPMGVGCYFEPSKHHPQQYHEAQRYQPASATSYLKAEMENFLNELQCGPMPPQATVATAASRPSDLLPDSLGGQSAHFTLRNSFATAEASPTAANVDLSPLLGFLPFGLPAYSAPLSSGGLVMGYSTTTTDCSPTPTSQLSGPLASFQPQPLHEPQALGHLNQPPGFSPTLPRFHQAFQQ from the coding sequence ATGTTCCATGGAAAAGAGCAGCTGAACAGCCACCTGCAGACCCATGATTCCAACAAGCCAGAACTGCAGTGCGAAGAGTGTGGCAAACACTACAACACCCGGCTGGGTCTGAGACGCCACGTGGCCACTCATGCCACCTCGGTGACCGGAGATCTTACCTGCAAGGTGTGCCGTCAAGTTTTTGAAAGCATGCCGACTCTTCTCGAGCATCTGAGCACCCATACCGGACGTCCTCCACCAGGCGGAGCCGTGCGGGAGCGCAAGCACCAGTGTGAGCGCTGTGGCCGGCGTTTTTTCACTCGGAAGGACGTGAGGCGTCACGCCGTGGTGCACACGGGCAGAAGGGACTTCCTGTGCCCTCGCTGTGCTCAGCGCTTCGGCCGACGTGACCACCTAACTCGCCACCTTAAGAAGAGTCATGCCCAGGAGCTGGATGTCCTCACGTCTGCACCCCCGAGTGTAATGAGAGAAGAACCAAGTCCAACCACGTGTACCTCGGGATCCCCAAAAGATGCCTCGAAAGCCTTTTCAATGGGTGTCTTCAATCCTCAGGGTCTGCAGAGTGCATCTACCTCTGGGTTCAGTCACCATCATGCTGTGATGCCTGGGGCTTTATCTAGCCCCATGGGTGTGGGCTGCTATTTTGAGCCAAGCAAGCACCATCCTCAACAGTACCACGAGGCTCAGAGATACCAACCAGCATCTGCTACCTCATATCTGAAAGCTGAGATGGAGAACTTCCTGAATGAGCTCCAGTGTGGCCCGATGCCACCTCAGGCTACAGTCGCAACCGCCGCGTCCAGACCGAGTGACCTTTTGCCTGATAGCCTGGGAGGTCAGAGCGCCCACTTCACCCTCAGGAACTCCTTTGCCACCGCCGAGGCTTCGCCCACCGCTGCTAACGTGGACCTCTCGCCACTGCTGGGTTTCCTGCCGTTTGGCCTGCCAGCGTACAGTGCCCCATTGAGTTCAGGGGGCCTCGTGATGGGATACTCTACCACTACCACAGATTGCTCGCCGACTCCTACCTCTCAGCTCTCTGGGCCTCTCGCCTCGTTTCAGCCACAGCCGCTGCACGAGCCTCAGGCCTTGGGGCATTTAAATCAGCCTCCTGGTTTCTCTCCTACTCTACCTCGATTTCATCAAGCCTTCCAGCAGTGA